In Gasterosteus aculeatus chromosome 15, fGasAcu3.hap1.1, whole genome shotgun sequence, a single genomic region encodes these proteins:
- the nin gene encoding ninein isoform X2 produces the protein MDDTQEQDQYEERLKEVFNSFDASGSGSLSPEELADLCLSLQLDDATPALLHTLLQSQDRLAARVDFDQFKDALILVLSSTLEPRQEEQETVSKPESPEIKPKFVKGSKRYGRRSTPEFTEPIAGFSEVTDANTAAEEDPEDKYDSAVPRKRERWNAHETSTEEYEAEGQMHLWNPDEPSTPRGAVQPRSPGLEERLRDACDELQIPWDGCAGYSELHALCEHLRLEPHLDVLQNLTSDGVMDVQEFVSRVLNPNKPPTPASSTPYRQLKRHHSTQPFDEGGRRTTTSSALTSTIGMRLFSTLDDGTGFTPVEYILDAWMDEGIENSTEILQALNFSLDGKLSLCDLTMALENELLLTKNGIHQAALASFKAEIRHLLESVDRELGEKEKIRSDLEKAEKLKTQLATEVDERHAAIEHTNNLNLRKLEQEHKEKLAAVRSELMTEMDQMQVQAGLQREKLEAEVDKIKEEESFLRDHLSISVKENRRLEMELLDSTEKLVEAQSQNTKLQTFLDNVMKEKLGDLDPGSADILLHEERIKELRRGYEAQYRELQDRIDELQSELQEFHSLGRVNLTCHKPLSEELESKSPGMESDPGIGSEDVQPFSVSLEAEMMLEQLKERHLQEMGDLQNQLESKINAFDELEGKQGKTNEDQRAAALQYQQEVQALREEMASVQSHRQELQSQLEQAELERTFLQQKQVEEREELDLQKEEVGNLRQQLLESHTYSADLEEQLKTLNAKQAEADEHLVKGMDELRKQHAVEIKKLLEEQDELFEARLEEEGKRVQEEQAELVKRLLGNCEREKELSQQRHEEELNARLEEAKGRFEEEREETVQRLTEQWQTQRAQLDEQNNESLQVLLEEEMLRLVREQEEKEGNLRERWESERAQLEERQEEALLNRIRQEKSQVQEKFEQREKRLREEWERQRLQLEEDYEGMLQERLKEEREKFETEKQEEEQRGQRLMAEERARLEESHREAMRELSGKHTAERDALHCMLDKLRDDIAQERRKIEISFGQRIEEVESRFSGDQQSAAERFQADLLKLEQHYQSELKALSEKHVEQKSHWEAQVHEALENAGEQIRMMQEAVEQEKKTLHQEWTDELHDIESLHEKETEELVMTTWRLQSELDDFVSSAQSKEIALSRQLNDLHNRLQGSLETKDQHVAQLERKALEAELLLSQTVEDFKQEREELLSSQSELQAKYAELLSISEGQITERIELLTERDDLRMAIEELETLLRQAAVDFELERKELQEHASILEEKSENNREDDREGLLAERDVLKIRIKELELLFNQVTSSAGKAKEEAINESNKNDDVDLETSEALDGGIKTAGHNDENDTIDYRDLPEVHRALSGDSNLREAEGDPEVDRCCAGIEHEGPESMSRTGLRSDVHIGNHSTVEYKNKAPVSPQMPCELISSPEAFGGVDAHGDGENKDACVVVPTWISEDPPRGDEPCHETAVDPSPLEETAEGSPADAEVRCSTDDSHHGTQEIELVSDPEWEHLTAKEEDQCAHYCLNEDADCEDLKLKALYNTTCHENILLHEKISLLQQKTEILENLLAYNAEKIKTAHQILEENYGLKVKMLLLMEHVKELEVEASKTTGVQIRYEDCLCENAKLKDQNGELAKRVWSLESRVNIIHEFQDQQMALVDEISRMRAENAELSMLFGELERRREILSTTVQSAASLPRDLRTVTSLEDSCEEFEDQNTKLRRAIAALQGKSQWLNATTQAHSSEASRLADENHVLRQKIAALKEEDLKAVQEELIRTLQHMKNGKIEDQKAAENFEKQISKLQLQSQRLEDEKVMLLEKNAQNISDIENLRQQLAELTKENESREVLATKEKNKLAACVFALEAELTKALQDSAQLEQRSVQLSQQLSVLRGKAVQVDSMESELSHLVEERISVDKETLSLCSQLAAAQERVRTVDETLQAVNHQSARLKSDLRVSQQERDSLQHEVDVVHKKLQNVNDKNRVLEMALHSSGLQSKSKKLYREEMSRLVDQEQQLLRQENERLHADVLNAKADLAHCREKVRQLDASLVSLKQHKHIQASLVTALEQENALLKHELQAQKELAKDGGAGLGHSGLEVLQQENESLKVRTFQLSTQLIAAYHLHLGGLVPPSPHRMPRGQHRGEEPDNMQDERERKMKTMEARMREIELSLRNVKMLLKEKVVQLKDQLHKNGKADVLIKDLYEENTELLKALQITEQRQKITEKKNYLLEEKISSLNKIVRDLNPSPLPSLPYHYKCT, from the exons CGCTGGAATGCTCACGAAACAAGCACAGAGGAGTACGAGGCAGAAG GCCAGATGCATCTCTGGAACCCCGATGAGCCGAGCACGCCTCGGGGGGCCGTCCAGCCTCGGTCCCCCGGTTTAGAGGAGAGACTGCGCGACGCCTGCGACGAGCTGCAGATACCGTGGGACGGATGTGCCGGTTACTCGGAACTCCATGCGCTCTGTGAGCACCTGAGGCTGGAG ccACATTTGGATGTGCTCCAGAATCTAACCAGCGACGGAGTGATGGATGTTCAGGAGTTTGTCTCCAGAGTTTTGAACCCCAACAAACCCCCCACGCCGGCCTCCTCCACGCCCTACAGACAGCTCAAACGACACCACTCCACCCAG CCCTTTGACGAGGGAGGTCGGAGGACCACCACTTCTTCTGCTCTGACTAGCACCATCGGCATGCGTCTCTTCTCCACCCTTGATGACGGTACCGGTTTCACTCCAGTGGAATACATTTTGGATGCCTGGATGGATGAGGGAATAGAAAACAGCACTGAAATCCTGCAG GCCTTGAACTTCAGCCTAGATGGCAAACTGAGCCTTTGCGATCTCACCATGGCACTTGAGAATGAGCTCCTCCTCACTAAGAACGGGATCCACCAGGCGGCACTGGCCAGCTTCAAAGCTGAGATCAGACATCTTCT aGAGAGCGTAGACAGAGAACTCggtgagaaagagaaaatacGATCAGACTTGGAAAAAGCCGAGAAACTAAAGACTCAGCTCGCCACTGAGGTGGATGAACGTCACGCTGCGATTGAACATACGAACAACCTCAATCTCAG GAAGCTTGAACAGGAGCACAAAGAGAAGCTCGCAGCGGTACGATCTGAGCTGATGACGGAGATGGATCAGATGCAGGTGCAGGCCGGCCTGCAGCGCGAGAAACTGGAAGCAGAGGTGGACAAGATCAAGGAGGAGGAATCCTTTCTCCGAGACCACCTCTCCATTTCTGTGAAG gaaaacagacGCCTTGAAATGGAGTTGTTGGACAGTACTGAAAAACTAGTGGAGGCACAAAGCCAAAATACAAAACTCCAGACTTTTTTGGACAACGTTATGAAAGAAAAG TTGGGAGACTTGGATCCCGGCAGTGCAGACATCTTACTCCACGAGGAGCGTATTAAAGAACTACGCAGAGGCTACGAAGCTCAGTACAGG GAGCTGCAGGATCGTATTGACGAGCTGCAGTCAGAGTTGCAGGAGTTCCACAGTCTTGGACGAGTTAATTTGACCTGCCACAAGCCCCTCTCTGAAGAGCTGGAGAGCAAAAGCCCCGGCATGGAGTCTGATCCAG GAATCGGTTCAGAGGATGTTCAGCCCTTCAGCGTGAGCCTTGAGGCAGAGATGATGTTGGAGCAGTTGAAGGAGAGACACCTCCAGGAAATGGGGGATTTGCAAAACCAGCTGGAAAGCAAG ATCAATGCATTTGACGAGTTGGAAGGAAAGCAGGGGAAGACCAACGAGGACCAGAGAGCTGCAGCCCTCCAGTACCAGCAGGAGGTCCAGGCCCTGAGGGAGGAGATGGCCAGCGTTCAGAGCCACAGGCAGGAACTCCAGAGCCAGCTGGAGCAGGCAGAGCTGGAGCGGACCTTTCTGCAGCAGAAGCAGGTCGAGGAGAGGGAAGAGCTGGATCTGCAGAAGGAGGAAGTGGGGAATCTCAGACAACAACTGCTCGAGTCTCACACCTACTCTGCagacctggaggagcagctgaagacCCTCAACGCCAAGCAGGCCGAGGCGGATGAACATCTTGTGAAAGGAATGGACGAGCTGAGGAAACAACACGCCGTTGAGATCaagaagctgctggaggagcaggatgaGCTTTTTGAAGCAAGACtggaagaggagggaaagagagtGCAGGAAGAACAGGCTGAGTTGGTTAAGAGATTGTTGGGTAATTGCGAAAGGGAAAAGGAGCTATCGCAGCAAAGACACGAGGAAGAGCTGAACGCCAGACTAGAGGAGGCAAAGGGGAGGTTTGAGGAAGAGCGCGAGGAGACTGTTCAGAGGCTGACGGAGCAGTGGCAGACACAGAGGGCTCAGCTGGACGAGCAGAATAATGAGTCTCTGCAGGTGCTGCTGGAAGAAGAGATGTTGAGACTTGTCAGGGaacaagaggagaaggagggcaaCCTCAGGGAGCGGTGGGAGAGCGAACGGGCCCAGCTCGAGGAGCGTCAGGAGGAGGCCCTGCTCAACAGAATACGTCAAGAAAAGTCACAGGTGCAAGAGAAGTTTGAGCAGCGGGAGAAAAGGCTgagggaggagtgggagaggcagaggctgcagctggaggaggattACGAAGGGatgctgcaggagaggctgaaggaagagagggagaagtttGAAAccgagaagcaggaggaggagcagcgaggCCAACGCTTAATGGCAGAGGAGAGGGCTCGTCTAGAGGAGAGCCACCGTGAGGCCATGAGGGAGCTGTCGGGTAAGCACACCGCAGAGAGGGACGCTCTCCACTGCATGCTGGATAAACTACGAGACGACATCGCTCAGGAGAG GAGGAAAATCGAGATCAGCTTCGGCCAGAGAATCGAGGAAGTGGAGAGTCGTTTCTCAGGTGATCAACAGTCGGCTGCAGAACGTTTTCAGGCTGATCTTTTGAAACTTGAACAGCACTACCAAAGTGAGCTGAAGGCTCTTTCTGAGAAGCATGTCGAGCAGAAGTCCCACTGGGAGGCACAAGTACACGAGGCGCTGGAGAACGCAGGGGAACAAATAAGAATGATGCAGGAGGCTGTGGAGCAAGAAAAGAAGACGCTGCACCAGGAGTGGACAGATGAACTACATGACATAGAAAGTCTCCATGAAAAGGAAACGGAGGAACTTGTGATGACAACCTGGCGGCTGCAGAGTGAGCTAGATGACTTTGTCAGTTCAGCTCAGAGCAAAGAGATCGCGCTGAGCAGGCAGCTGAATGACCTCCACAACCGGCTTCAAGGGAGCCTGGAAACCAAAGACCAGCACGTGGCTCAGCTTGAGAGGAAAGCGCTGGAGGCTGAGCTCCTGCTGAGTCAAACCGTGGAGGATTTCAAACAGGAGAGGGAGGAACTCCTGAGCAGCCAGTCCGAACTTCAGGCAAAATACGCAGAGTTGCTTTCCATCTCCGAGGGGCAGATTACGGAGCGGATCGAACTGTTAACCGAGCGCGACGATTTGAGGATGGCGATCGAGGAGCTGGAGACGCTGCTCAGACAGGCGGCCGTGGACTTTGAGCTCGAGAGGAAGGAGCTGCAGGAACACGCGTCCATCCTTGAGGAAAAGTCGGAAAACAACCGAGAGGACGACAGAGAGGGGCTGCTTGCAGAAAGAGATGTGCTTAAAATCAGAATTAAAGAGCTAGAGTTGCTTTTCAATCAGGTCACATCTTCTGCAGGAAAGGCTAAGGAAGAAGCAATTAatgaatcaaacaaaaatgatgaCGTTGATTTAGAGACCAGTGAAGCCCTCGATGGGGGGATCAAGACCGCTGGTCACAACGATGAAAACGATACCATTGATTATCGAGACCTGCCCGAAGTCCATCGAGCTCTTTCTGGAGATTCAAATCTCAGGGAAGCTGAAGGAGACCCTGAAGTAGACCGTTGCTGTGCAGGGATTGAACATGAAGGCCCTGAATCAATGTCTCGTACTGGCCTCCGCTCAGACGTTCACATAGGAAATCATTCAACGGTTGAATACAAGAACAAGGCCCCAGTTTCCCCGCAGATGCCTTGTGAGCTGATCTCCTCCCCCGAGGCGTTTGGAGGTGTCGATGCTCATGGAGACGGTGAGAATAAAGACGCGTGTGTTGTTGTTCCTACTTGGATCAGTGAAGACCCTCCCCGGGGAGACGAGCCGTGTCATGAGACCGCGGTGGATCCCTCGCCGCTGGAGGAGACGGCTGAGGGGTCGCCAGCGGACGCTGAGGTCAGGTGTTCAACAGATGACTCTCATCACGGCACACAGGAAATTGAACTCGTTTCAGACCCAGAATGGGAACATTTAACCGCTAAAGAAGAGGATCAATGCGCACATTATTGTCTGAATGAAGATGCCGATTGTGAGGACCTTAAACTGAAAGCTTTGTATAACACCACCTGCCACGAGAACATCCTTCTGCATGAGAAGATTTCTCTGCTTCAACAGAAGACTGAGATACTAGAGAACCTTCTGGCTTATAACGCTGAAAAGATCAAAACTGCCCACCAGATACTGGAAGAAAACTATGGCCTCAAAGTCAAGATGCTACTTCTGATGGAGCACGTCAAGGAGCTGGAGGTCGAGGCCTCAAAGACGACCGGCGTTCAGATCAGGTATGAAGACTGCCTGTGTGAGAATGCCAAACTGAAGGACCAAAACGGTGAACTTGCAAAGAGAGTTTGGAGCCTTGAAAGTCGAGTAAACATTATCCACGAATTCCAAGACCAGCAGATGGCGCTGGTGGACGAGATCAGCCGGATGAGAGCGGAGAACGCCGAGCTGTCCATGTTGTTCGGCGAGCTGGAGAGGCGCCGTGAGATCCTTTCGACGACCGTCCAATCGGCGGCGTCTCTCCCGCGGGACCTTCGGACTGTGACTAGTCTGGAGGACAGCTGCGAGGAGTTTGAGGACCAGAACACCAAACTTCGCAGAGCCATCGCGGCGCTGCAGGGCAAGTCGCAGTGGTTAAATGCAACGACGCAGGCTCATAG TTCTGAGGCCAGTCGTCTAGCTGACGAGAACCACGTGCTCAGACAGAAGATTGCTGCCTTGAAGGAAGAAGACCTGAAAGCGGTCCAGGAGGAGCTGAT ACGCACGCTGCAGCACATGAAAAATGGGAAGATTGAGGATCAAAAGGCGGCAGAGAATTTTGAGAAACAG ATTTCAAAGCTGCAGCTGCAAAGCCAGCGACTCGAGGATGAGAAAGTGATGCTGTTGGAGAAAAATGCCCAAAACATTTCTGACATTGAGAATCTCCGACAGCAGCTGGCAGAGCTGACAAAGGAGAACGAGAGCAGGGAGGTGCTCGCCACTAAGGAGAAGAACAAG CTggcagcgtgtgtgtttgctctggaGGCAGAGCTGACCAAAGCTCTGCAGGACTCTGCACAGCTGGAGCAGCGCAGCGTCCAGCTGTCACAGCAGCTCTCTGTCCTCAGAGGGAAG GCGGTCCAGGTGGACTCCATGGAGAGTGAGCTCAGCCACCTGGTGGAGGAGCGGATAAGTGTGGATAAGGAGACGCTGAGCCTCTGCAGCCAGCTGGCCGCCGCTCAAGAGAGG GTGAGGACAGTGGATGAAACTCTTCAGGCTGTGAACCATCAAAGCGCTCGCCTCAAGTCAGACCTCCGTGTTTCGCAGCAGGAGAGGGATTCCCTTCAACACGAAGTGGACGTTGTGCACAAGAAGCTGCAGAATGTTAATGATAAA AACCGCGTTTTGGAGATGGCCTTGCACTCGAGCGGCCTCCAGAGTAAAAGCAAGAAGCTGTACAGAGAGGAGATGTCCCGGCTGGTGGACCAGGAGCAGCAACTGCTGAGGCAGGAAAACGAAAGGCTTCACGCTGACGTCCTCAACGCCAAAGCAGACCTGGCTCATTGCAGAGAAAAG GTCCGCCAGCTTGACGCTTCCCTCGTGTCCCtgaagcagcacaaacacattcaGGCCTCCCTGGTGACGGCCTTGGAGCAGGAGAACGCCTTGCTGAAGCACGAGCTCCAGGCACAAAAGGAGCTCGCCAAG gacgGCGGAGCAGGACTAGGACACTCGGGGCTGGAGGTCCTGCAACAGGAAAACGAGTCGCTCAAAGTCCGAACGTTTCAGCTGTCCACGCAGCTGATAGCG GCGTATCACCTTCATTTGGGGGGACTTGTGCCTCCGTCCCCTCACAGGATGCCTCGGGGACAGCACCGAGGCGAAGAACCGGACAACATGCAG GACGAAagggagaggaagatgaagactATGGAGGCGCGTATGAGGGAAATTGAACTGTCGCTGCGCAACGTCAAGATGCTGCTAAAAGAGAAGGTTGTTCAGCTGAAAGACCAG CTGCACAAGAATGGCAAAGCAGACGTATTGATCAAAGACCTGTATGAGGAGAACACcgagctgctgaaagctctgcaGATAACGGAGCAGCGGCAGAAaatcacagagaaaaagaacTACCTGCTGGAAGAGAAGATCTCCAGCCTCAACAAGATAGTGCGTGACTTAAACCCCTCGCCGCTTCCATCGCTACCGTATCACTACAAATGCACATGA